CTGCGACATGGGCGGTGTCAGGAGCGTTTACCTTGAAGTTTTCCTCTTCCCTGCGCCAGTCCTGGTGCGGCAATCTCCGTGGCGACGTGCTCGCCGGCCTGGTCGTGGCATTGGCGCTGATTCCCGAGGCGATCGCGTTCTCGATCATCGCCGGGGTCGATCCCAAGATCGGTCTCTATGCCGCCTTCTGCATCTGCGTGACCATCGCCTTCGCCGGCGGGCGCCCCGGCATGATCTCCGCCGCCACCGGCGCGATGGCGCTGTTGATGATCGGCCTGGTCAAACAGCACGGCGTGCCCTATCTGCTCGCGGCCACGCTGCTGACCGGCGTGCTGCAGATCCTGGCCGGGCTGTTCAAGCTCGGCGCGCTGATGCGCTTCGTCTCGCGCTCGGTGATCACCGGCTTCGTCAACGCGCTGGCGATCCTGATCTTCATGGCGCAACTGCCCGAGCTGATCGGCGTGCCGGTGCCGGTGTATCCGCTGGTGGCGCTCGGCCTGCTGCTGATCTACGGCCTGCCCTGGCTGTCGCGGCGCAGCTTCCCCGGCATCGGCCTGTGGCTGCTGGTGCTGGGCGCGGCCTTGACGACGGGCAGCATGGCGCCTTGGACGCTGCTGCCGGTCGCCGTGGGCGGTGCCGCAGCGCTGCTGCTCGGGCACCGCTGGACGCGCGGCCTGGCGGTACCGCCGCCGTTGGTGACGATCGTGCTGCTGACCGGGCTGGCGCTGTACTTCGGCATCCACGTGCCCACCGTCGGCGACAAGGGGCAGCTGCCCGATCGCCTGCCCAGCCTGCTGCTGCCAAGCGTGCCGTGGACGCTGGAGACGCTGCGGATCGTGTTCCCGGTATCGGCGACGATGGCGGTGGTCGGCCTGCTCGAGTCGATGATGACCGCGCAGATCGTCGACGACATGACCGACACGCCCAGCGACAAGAACCGCGAGTGCGTGGGCCAGGGCGTGGCCAACATCGTCAGCGGCCTGTTCGGCGGCATGGCCGGCTGCGCGATGATCGGGCAGTCGGTGATCAACGTGAAGTCCGGCGGGCGCGGCCGCCTGTCCGCGCTGGTCGCCGGCAGCGTGCTGTTGCTGCTGGTGGTGTTCGCCGGCGCCTGGGTGCGGCAGATCCCGATGGCCGCGCTGGTAGCGGTGATGATCATGGTCTCGGTGGGCACGTTCAGCTGGCGCTCGCTGGCGCAATTGCGCACCCACCCGACCAGTTCCAGCGTGGTGATGCTCGGCACCGTCGCGGTGACCGTGGCCACCCACGACCTGGCTCGCGGCGTCCTCACCGGCGTGCTGCTGTCGGCGCTGTTCTTCGCGCGCAAGGTCGGACGCATGCTGCAGATCGAGCGCAGCGAGGACGCGGACGGTGGCCACACCTACCGCATCCGCGGTCAATTGTTCTTCGCCTCGGCCGGCAGCTTCGCCGGCGCCTTCGACTTCGCCCATGCGCCGGCGCGGGTCACCCTGGACCTGAGCCACGCGCACGTCTGGGACATCAGCGCCATCGGCGCGCTGGACCAGGTGGTGATGAAATTCCGCCGCCATGGTGCGCAAGTCCACGTGCTGGGATTGAATCCGGACAGTGCAGCGATGGTCGGGCGGCTTGGCAGGCACCAGCGTGATGACGTGGAAAGCGTTCCCCTGCATTGAGGCCCGGCCGGGATGATCGTGTCGCCACGGCGGCACGGCGCAGCGCGCGGTCACGCCGCGTGCCGTCCCGCGTGCCGACATGGCGACGACGTCGGCCGATTAGCATCGAACTGCTAACGGCCATGCAGGAGATCTGCCGATGTCACTGGACCACTGGCAACTGCCGCCGCACGACTGGGTGCCCAACCACCCGTTCCTGCCGGTGCTGCACTACCGGCAGTGCGTGGGCGCCATCGACGCCGACGGCTTCGAACGTCGCTTCGCCGCGCACGGCTGGCCGCCGCAATGGCGCGACGGCATCTACGACTATCACCACTACCATTCCACCGCGCACGAAATGCTCGGCGTCGCCCGCGGCAGCGCCCGCGTGCTGCTCGGCGGTCCGGGCGGCATCGAGGTCGCGCTCGCGGCCGGCGATGCGCTGCTATTGCCGGCCGGGACAGGCCATTGCCGGTTGTCGGCCAGCGCCGACTTCCTGGTCGTCGGCGCTTATCCGGACGGCCAGGACTGGGATATCTGCCGGGAGCCGCCCAGCGCCGCGATGCTGCAACGGATCGCCAATGTGCCGTTTCCGCGGAGCAATCCGCTGCTCGGGGCGGATGGGCCATTGCTGGAGCATTGGAAGAGACCTGTCGACGTTGACTGATCGCGTCGTCGCCCGGGATCATGCTTGCCGCGAAGTTGGCCCCGCCGCCCAGACATCGCAGGCCGGATCGAACTCGGTCGTCGCTGCGCGCTCGGACCGCCAACCGAAGCCACAGATCGCCATGACGCTCTGGCGCATCGGATCCAGGTCCAGTGCCTTGCCGAGATCGACATCATTGATGGCAGAGGTGACGAACGCGCCCAACCCCAGATCGGTGGCAGAGAAGTACAGCGCCTGTGAGATGTGGCCGACGTCCAGAGTCAGCGCGCGATAGGCCTTGGCATGCTGGCGATACTTCCAGAACGTCCGGTTGAATCGCGGCGCCAGCAGGACCAGCACGTGAGCGTCGGCGAACCAATGCTGGCCGGCCAGCGCCACCCTCGCGAAGGTATCGATGTCCGGTCCCAGGCACGGCAGCTGGGTTAGCGCGTGATCCACAGGGTGGTAGTGGTACAGGCCGGGTTCGATTCCTTCCACCCGGCGTATCAGCAGGTAGGCTTCGGTCGGGTGCAGCCCGCCGGCGGACGGCACGTTCTTCTTCAGGAACACCGTGTCGTCCTGGACCTTCAGCGTCGCCCGCGCCATCAGCACCCGCTGCAACATTCGCAGGAACAGCGCGTGCGGCAGCGGGCGGGCATCGTCGTAATTGCGACAGGTAACGCGACGCGCAAGCATGGCCTCAAAGGCGCCATCGTCCAGCCGCGGCAATGGAATCCTGGCAAGGCCGGACCCGATGTCCTGCACCTCCGGCGGCGGCGCGCCCAGCTTGCGGCGCAGGTCCGGGGCGGACACCATGCCATTGCGTTCCATCGCAGTCACTCCGTCGATACCCTGCCAACGGCTTGCCCAATGCGCCACGGCGGCAGCTGGCCACCAATAGGCGGACCGCAATGCCTCGTCGCGTTCGCGAAACGCGGCAGAGCGCGCGTCGTCGCCGATCAGCAGACCGCGTTCGAGCGCCCGCTCGATCGCGTCGTCCGCATGATCGGTCAACTGCGCGCGCTCGACCCATTCCGTGGGACTGACCTGGCCGAGCAACGGCAGGTCGACCGCATCGAGTTCGAGCTCACCATCCAGATGCGGCGCCAGGGCGACCCAGGCCAGCCGGCGACGCAATCCGGCACCACCACGAAGCAGGCTGGTCATGTCGAACGCCACATGCTCCCGCGCCTCGACAAACAGCACGGAGCAGCGTCTTACGCGCATGCATCCCTCGTTTCCGCCCTGCGTAAGTGCTGCATCGATTGGCCACATTGGAGAGATGCTGGACTGCTAGGATACCGTCGCGGACCCGATCGCTGCTGGCAGCGCCCGAGGCAACCGCACCGCCGCCATGCGTACATCGCATGTCCACCAATATCGAAACAGGGGACTACACCATGACCGATCAGCCGCAGGGGCATCCGCCCTTCGATCTCGCCACCGCCCAGCAATTGCTCACGCTTCTGTCCACCGACGACGACTTCCGCGCGCTGTTCGCGCAGGATCCGGGCGCGGCGCTGCGTAGCCTCGGCTTGTCCGATCAACGCGCCGCCGCCGCGGTTGAGGAGCCGACCTGCCTGTGCACGTCGGACCTGGCGAGCAAGGAAGAAATCCAGGAAGCCCTGGAACTGCTGCTGGCCTACCTCACCGCCGAGGGCACGCATACGGTCGTTCACTGCTTCGAAGCAGGTTCCGTTGTCGCCAGCCTGACCGCCAAATAGGTCGGTAGCGCTTGCCCCGCCCAGGCACGACGGAAGGTTTCCGCCTTCTGCCGCGCCTGGTCGGTCTGGCCCAGGCTGGCCAGGATTTCCGTGGTACTTACCACTGCCAGGTTCGCATCGGCGACATTCATCGATTGCAGGGCCAATCCACCGATCGGTTCGATGTACGCCAGGCCGCGGCGCGCGACCAACCAGTCGTTTTCGGCCAGGGCCTGCTTCTTCTCGCCGGCCGCGAGCAACGCGTCGCGCAGGCTGACGTGGAGTTGATACGGCTCCCGGCCATCGATCTGTTCACGCAACAAGGCGACCGCGCGCTCGGGATTTCCGCTATCGACGAACTGCTGCGCCCGCAGCAGGGACAGCAGCTTGATCATCGGCGGGAAGCCGGACTGCGTGACCAGCGAAGCGAGCTGCGCAGCGTGGACGTCGTACAGCGTGTGGTCGCCGCTGCGCTGTGCCAGGCGGATCGCCGACATCGCCACGATCACGAGATCGTCGCGATCGCCAGCATCGCCGTGGACCGCGCGCTCCAGAGCTTCGTCAGCGATCCGCGCCAACATCGTCCGATCCACCGTCCGCGGATCGGTGACGAAGGCGACCGCCTGCTGTGCGATCTGCAGGGGATAGCGGATCACTGGCTCGGCATCCGCCGACGCAGCCACCGCCGCCTGCGCGGCAGCGGCGGCATCGCCCAAGCGCCCCTGGTCCAAGGGAATGGAAATCTGTTCGAAGTGGTCGGTCAGCGCTGCTCCTGACGCCGCCAGTGCCGCCATGATCCTGCCAGCTGCCGGATAGTCCTTCATCGCAGCGAACGCAGCGGCGTGGCGTCGGGTTGCGGGATAGCCACCAAGCTCCTCGGCCTGTTTGAAGGCGTTCAGCGCGTCGCCGTAACGGCCCTGCGCCAGGTAGATGCGACCCTGCAATTCCACCGCCACGTCGCGCAGCGGATTCTGCGGCACCGCGAACTTCTGCACGCTATGCTCGGCGGAAGCGTAATTGCCCTCGGTGAACTCGTCCCAGGCGAACTGCGCCGCGCCGGCGTAGTAGTCCGGATACAGTTCCGACAGCATCTTCCACTTCTGCTTGGCCTGCCGCCACGGGTGCGGCCCCAGTTCGCTCGCCCACGCATCCAGGTATAGCGCATCACGCTCGGACAGATGGTCGCGCAGGGCCATGGCCTTGGCCAGGTACTGCAACGCCGCGCGATTGTTGGCGGTGGAGATCTCGACCCGCATCGATCCCATGTAGGCCAGCGCGAAGTCCTTGTCGATCTCCGCCGCCTTGACGAAGTACTGATCGGCGGATCGGAAATCACGCCGAGTGAAGTACTTCATCGCGATCGCATAGGCCTTCAAAGCGTCCAGGCTGCTGGTGGTGACACTGGGCAGCGGAGGCGAGTTCTTCCTGATGACCTCCTCGCCTTCGCCCAACTGCTCGCGCAGCGAAGCGGTCACCGCGTCGATGGACGCCAGCACCGAGCCAGCGCCGCGGCCGTCGCGGGACTCGGCATAGACGGTCGCCTGCGTACGCGGATCGACCACCTCCGCGCTCACCCGCACCCGCCCGCCGACCTCCGACACCGTGGCGAGCAGCACGGCGCGCGCGCCGTCGCGCTGCGCGATCTCAGAGGCCGTGGCGCGATCAAGTGGCGTGTGCTCCGGATCGCGGCGCATCCGCGTAAGCGTATCGCGCACCTTCAGATCACTGAGCACATTGACGTAGCGCGACTGCTCCAGGCTGATGCGAAAGGCCTGCTGCAGCGAATCGTCCAACGCCACATCGCCCGTCAGATTCCGCAAATCCCCCACCACCACCCAATCGCGTTCGGCGAAGGCGATGGCCGGCTGCGGGCGGGTGACGAACCAGATGCCGACCGCGAACGCGGCGATCAGCGCGGCCTCCGCCGCCAGCGCCGCCGGCCGGCGCCACAGCGGGATATCGCGCCAGGCCTTGGGCGTGGGCTTGGGCGCGCGTAGCGGGGTGTGGCCGATCTCGCCGACTTCGTAGATCTCCAGCGGGGTCGGCACGCCCTTGAAGCGCCAGCGGCCGTGCGATTTCCACAGCAGGCGCTCGCCGCGCTCGCCCAGTTCGCGCGCAGCGCGGTGGGTCAGCGACTCGGCCACCGCCGACAGCAGGATCTGCCCGGGCCGGGCCAGAGTCATCAGCCGCGCCGCGGTCGGCTTGGCCAGGCCTTCCACCTCCAGCGGCTTGGCGCCCACCTGCACGGCGGCGTCGCTGTTGCGCCAGGTCAGCACTTCGCCCACGTGCAGGCCGGCGCGCACCTTCAGGTCGAGCTTGCGCTGCGTGCCCAGCTCGCGCAGGCCGCGGCCGTAGTCCAGGGCGAAGCCGAGGCCGTCGATCGGCCGTTCGAACAACAGCAGCAGGCCGTCGGAACGGTCGATCAGGCGCCCGCGCCAGCGCTGCTGCAGTTCCAGCACCAGCGAGTCGTGCCGCTTGAACAGCTCGGCCGCGTTGGCGTCGCCGAGCTTTTCCACCAGCGCCACCGAGTCGCACAGGTCGGTCAGCAGCAGGGTGCGTAGCTGCGGGACCTCGGGCGGCGGTGCGATGGCGTCGGTCATGGCGGCGGCTCGGCGGGACGCGGTGGCTCAGCAGGGGGCAGAGGCGAGGTCGTGCCAGTACAGGCGATTGCCGCCCTGGCGCTTGGCCTCGTACAGCGCCGCATCGGCGTTGGCGTACCAGTCGTTCCAGTCCGAGTGCGGATCGACGCGGCTGATGCCGATGCTGACCGGGCAGATGTGCGGCGCCGGGTGCGGCACGCCCAGCAGGTTCTGCACGGTGGCGAGCACGAACTCACCGATGCGGCGCAGGTCCTCGACGTTGCCGGCGGCCACCAGCAGGCAGAACTCGTCGCCGCCCAGGCGGCAGGCGATGTCGTCCGGCCCGGCCACCGAGCGCAGGATGTTGGCGACGTTCTGCAAGACGCGGTCGCCGACCAGGTGGCCGTGCGCATCGTTGATGTGCTTGAAGCGGTCGCAGTCGATCAGCAACAGGCCCGGGCCGGGCGAGCGGCCGTCGCGGCGGCACTCCTGCAGGCGCAGGATCAGCCCGCGGCGGTTGTGCAGGCCGGTCAGTTCGTCGGTGCGCACCAGCTCTTCGGTCTGGGTCAGCTGATGGGTGGTGGCGTAGAGGTTGTCCAGCGCCGCTTCCAGGTCGCGGTTGCGCCGGCGCAGTTGGCGGATCAGGGTCTGCTCGTTCATCACCACGCGCACGATGGTGCGGCGGAGGAAGTAGGCGACCACGCCCGGGTCGCGCTCGACCAGGCGCTGGAAATCGTCGTGGTCCAGCTCCACCAGCGCGCCGTCGCTGGCGGCCAGCGCGTCGGCGCTGCGCATGTGGTTGCCGATCAGCAGGCCCAGTTCGCCGAAGAACTCGCCGTGGCCCAGGTGCTTGACCACCAGGTCCTCGCCGAAATCCAGGTCGATCACGCCGCTGGTGATCACGAACATGGCGCTGCCGCCGTCGCCGCGGCGAAACAGCACGTCGCCGGCGCGCACCGTGCGGGCGCGGCCGAATTCGGAAAACAGGCGCAATTCCGCGGCGGTCAGCACCGCCAGCTCGTTCGGCTTCGGAGCGACCGCAGCGTTGGAAATTGTGCCGCGTGCGGTGGATGCGGCGCTGTCGCAGCTCATCCGGCCCCCTAATCTGACGTCGCTGGCCCCTGTCCGGTGAGCATATCACCTACACATGGCGCTCACGATACATTTCACAGCCAATCTCGCCCCGCCAGGAGACGCCACAGCAAGCTGTCGCACGCGGTAGACATCGTCGCCGCGCCATCGGCACCCGCGCGTAAAAAAAGCCCGGGCGAACCCGGGCTTCCCACCTCCTGCCAGGGAGGGGCGATCGATCGGCACCTGGCTGCAGGTCAGGCCGCCTTCTCGCCATGGAACTGCTCTTCCTCGGTCGAGCCGGTCAGCGCGGTGGTCGAGGACTGGCCCTGCTGGATCGCCTGGGTCACCGCATCGAAGTAGCCGGTGCCGACCTCGCGCTGGTGCTTGACCGCGGTGAAGCCGCGGTCGGCGGCGGCGAACTCGGCTTCCTGCAGTTCGACGAAGGCGCTCATCTGCCGGCGCGCATAGCCGTGCGCCAGGTTGAACATCGAGTAGTTCAGCGCGTGGAAGCCGGCCAGGGTGATGAACTGGAACTTGTAGCCGTAGCTGGCGATCTCGCGCTGGAACTTGGCGATGGTGGCGTCGTCCAGGTTCTTCTTCCAGTTGAAGCTGGGCGAGCAGTTGTAGGCCAGCAGCTTGCCCGGGAACTTGGCGTGGATGGCCTCGGCGAACTTGCGCGCGAACTCCAGGTCCGGCTTGCCGGTCTCGCACCAGATCAGGTCGGCGTAGGGCGCGTAGGCCAGGCCGCGGCTGATCGCCTGGTCCAGGCCCTTGCGGGTGCGGAAGAAGCCTTCGACGGTGCGCTCGCCGGTGGTGAACGGGCGGTCGTTCGGGTCGATGTCGCTGGTCACCAGGTCGGCGGCCTCGGCATCGGTGCGCGCCACCAGCAGGGTCGGCACGCCCATCACGTCGGCGGCCAGGCGCGCGGCGTTCAACTTCTCGATCGCCTCGCGGGTCGGCACCAGCACCTTGCCGCCCATGTGCCCGCACTTCTTGACCGAGGCCAACTGGTCCTCGAAGTGCACGCCGGCCGCGCCGGCCTCGATCATCGCCTTCATCAATTCGAAGGCGTTGAGCACGCCGCCGAAGCCGGCCTCGGCATCGGCCACGATCGGCTGCAGGAAGTCGATCTCGTCCTTGCCTTCGGCGTGGTGCAACTGGTCCGCACGCAGCAGGGTGTTGTTGATGCGCTTGACCACCGCCGGCACCGAGTCGGCCGGGTACAGCGACTGGTCCGGGTACATCTGACCGGCCAGGTTGGCGTCGGCGGCCACCTGCCAGCCGGACAGGTAGATGGCGTTGAGCCCGGCCTTGACCTGCTGCATCGCCTGGTTGCCGGTCAGCGCGCCCAGCGCGTTGACGAAATCCTTCTCATGCAGGTACTTCCACAGCTTCTCGGCACCGAGCCGGGCCAGCGAATGCTCCACGTGCACCGTGCCGCGCAGGCGCACCACGTCGGCGGCGGTGTAGTTGCGGGTGATCCCGGCCCAGCGCGGATCGGTGTCCCAGTCGCGCTGGATCTGTTCGGCGGTCTGCAACGTGGTGCTCATCTGGCGTTCTCCTCGAAAAAATGGATGCAGCGATGAAACGGTGGGGGTGTGGCTGGATTGAAGGCCTGGCCGGCATGGAAGGAGTCAGACGCAGGGACATC
This genomic stretch from Xanthomonas sacchari harbors:
- a CDS encoding SulP family inorganic anion transporter, which codes for MKFSSSLRQSWCGNLRGDVLAGLVVALALIPEAIAFSIIAGVDPKIGLYAAFCICVTIAFAGGRPGMISAATGAMALLMIGLVKQHGVPYLLAATLLTGVLQILAGLFKLGALMRFVSRSVITGFVNALAILIFMAQLPELIGVPVPVYPLVALGLLLIYGLPWLSRRSFPGIGLWLLVLGAALTTGSMAPWTLLPVAVGGAAALLLGHRWTRGLAVPPPLVTIVLLTGLALYFGIHVPTVGDKGQLPDRLPSLLLPSVPWTLETLRIVFPVSATMAVVGLLESMMTAQIVDDMTDTPSDKNRECVGQGVANIVSGLFGGMAGCAMIGQSVINVKSGGRGRLSALVAGSVLLLLVVFAGAWVRQIPMAALVAVMIMVSVGTFSWRSLAQLRTHPTSSSVVMLGTVAVTVATHDLARGVLTGVLLSALFFARKVGRMLQIERSEDADGGHTYRIRGQLFFASAGSFAGAFDFAHAPARVTLDLSHAHVWDISAIGALDQVVMKFRRHGAQVHVLGLNPDSAAMVGRLGRHQRDDVESVPLH
- a CDS encoding cupin, whose translation is MSLDHWQLPPHDWVPNHPFLPVLHYRQCVGAIDADGFERRFAAHGWPPQWRDGIYDYHHYHSTAHEMLGVARGSARVLLGGPGGIEVALAAGDALLLPAGTGHCRLSASADFLVVGAYPDGQDWDICREPPSAAMLQRIANVPFPRSNPLLGADGPLLEHWKRPVDVD
- a CDS encoding putative peptide maturation dehydrogenase, with the protein product MLFVEAREHVAFDMTSLLRGGAGLRRRLAWVALAPHLDGELELDAVDLPLLGQVSPTEWVERAQLTDHADDAIERALERGLLIGDDARSAAFRERDEALRSAYWWPAAAVAHWASRWQGIDGVTAMERNGMVSAPDLRRKLGAPPPEVQDIGSGLARIPLPRLDDGAFEAMLARRVTCRNYDDARPLPHALFLRMLQRVLMARATLKVQDDTVFLKKNVPSAGGLHPTEAYLLIRRVEGIEPGLYHYHPVDHALTQLPCLGPDIDTFARVALAGQHWFADAHVLVLLAPRFNRTFWKYRQHAKAYRALTLDVGHISQALYFSATDLGLGAFVTSAINDVDLGKALDLDPMRQSVMAICGFGWRSERAATTEFDPACDVWAAGPTSRQA
- a CDS encoding NHLP-related RiPP peptide; this translates as MSTNIETGDYTMTDQPQGHPPFDLATAQQLLTLLSTDDDFRALFAQDPGAALRSLGLSDQRAAAAVEEPTCLCTSDLASKEEIQEALELLLAYLTAEGTHTVVHCFEAGSVVASLTAK
- a CDS encoding putative peptide modification system cyclase → MTDAIAPPPEVPQLRTLLLTDLCDSVALVEKLGDANAAELFKRHDSLVLELQQRWRGRLIDRSDGLLLLFERPIDGLGFALDYGRGLRELGTQRKLDLKVRAGLHVGEVLTWRNSDAAVQVGAKPLEVEGLAKPTAARLMTLARPGQILLSAVAESLTHRAARELGERGERLLWKSHGRWRFKGVPTPLEIYEVGEIGHTPLRAPKPTPKAWRDIPLWRRPAALAAEAALIAAFAVGIWFVTRPQPAIAFAERDWVVVGDLRNLTGDVALDDSLQQAFRISLEQSRYVNVLSDLKVRDTLTRMRRDPEHTPLDRATASEIAQRDGARAVLLATVSEVGGRVRVSAEVVDPRTQATVYAESRDGRGAGSVLASIDAVTASLREQLGEGEEVIRKNSPPLPSVTTSSLDALKAYAIAMKYFTRRDFRSADQYFVKAAEIDKDFALAYMGSMRVEISTANNRAALQYLAKAMALRDHLSERDALYLDAWASELGPHPWRQAKQKWKMLSELYPDYYAGAAQFAWDEFTEGNYASAEHSVQKFAVPQNPLRDVAVELQGRIYLAQGRYGDALNAFKQAEELGGYPATRRHAAAFAAMKDYPAAGRIMAALAASGAALTDHFEQISIPLDQGRLGDAAAAAQAAVAASADAEPVIRYPLQIAQQAVAFVTDPRTVDRTMLARIADEALERAVHGDAGDRDDLVIVAMSAIRLAQRSGDHTLYDVHAAQLASLVTQSGFPPMIKLLSLLRAQQFVDSGNPERAVALLREQIDGREPYQLHVSLRDALLAAGEKKQALAENDWLVARRGLAYIEPIGGLALQSMNVADANLAVVSTTEILASLGQTDQARQKAETFRRAWAGQALPTYLAVRLATTEPASKQ
- a CDS encoding diguanylate cyclase produces the protein MSCDSAASTARGTISNAAVAPKPNELAVLTAAELRLFSEFGRARTVRAGDVLFRRGDGGSAMFVITSGVIDLDFGEDLVVKHLGHGEFFGELGLLIGNHMRSADALAASDGALVELDHDDFQRLVERDPGVVAYFLRRTIVRVVMNEQTLIRQLRRRNRDLEAALDNLYATTHQLTQTEELVRTDELTGLHNRRGLILRLQECRRDGRSPGPGLLLIDCDRFKHINDAHGHLVGDRVLQNVANILRSVAGPDDIACRLGGDEFCLLVAAGNVEDLRRIGEFVLATVQNLLGVPHPAPHICPVSIGISRVDPHSDWNDWYANADAALYEAKRQGGNRLYWHDLASAPC
- the aceA gene encoding isocitrate lyase, whose product is MSTTLQTAEQIQRDWDTDPRWAGITRNYTAADVVRLRGTVHVEHSLARLGAEKLWKYLHEKDFVNALGALTGNQAMQQVKAGLNAIYLSGWQVAADANLAGQMYPDQSLYPADSVPAVVKRINNTLLRADQLHHAEGKDEIDFLQPIVADAEAGFGGVLNAFELMKAMIEAGAAGVHFEDQLASVKKCGHMGGKVLVPTREAIEKLNAARLAADVMGVPTLLVARTDAEAADLVTSDIDPNDRPFTTGERTVEGFFRTRKGLDQAISRGLAYAPYADLIWCETGKPDLEFARKFAEAIHAKFPGKLLAYNCSPSFNWKKNLDDATIAKFQREIASYGYKFQFITLAGFHALNYSMFNLAHGYARRQMSAFVELQEAEFAAADRGFTAVKHQREVGTGYFDAVTQAIQQGQSSTTALTGSTEEEQFHGEKAA